A genomic segment from Propionibacteriaceae bacterium ZF39 encodes:
- a CDS encoding alpha/beta fold hydrolase, producing the protein MPTYHHDGLTFDYRDEGTGEPVVLLHGFPEDSASWDAVVPLLHATGLRTLAPDQRGYSPGAVPKRRRDYAIRTLVGDVIGLLDATGIERAHVVGHDWGGGVAWMTALWHPDRVASLVSLASPHPAALMWSYRHTTQGLRSWYMGTFQLPWLPERLLARDLARTLRSSGMKAEIAERYARRFADPASLTGPMNWYRGMPFSGRMGDPMVRVPTTYVWGRRDGFLGPEAARKTADFVEADYRFVELDATHWLPENDPDPVAAEIIARVAGG; encoded by the coding sequence ATGCCGACCTATCACCACGACGGCCTCACGTTCGACTATCGCGATGAGGGCACCGGCGAGCCGGTCGTCCTGCTGCACGGATTCCCCGAGGACTCCGCCAGTTGGGACGCGGTGGTGCCGCTGCTGCACGCGACGGGCCTGCGTACGCTCGCGCCCGACCAGCGAGGCTATTCACCGGGCGCGGTGCCGAAGCGGCGCCGCGACTATGCGATCCGTACCCTCGTCGGCGACGTCATCGGGCTGCTCGACGCAACCGGGATCGAGCGCGCCCACGTCGTCGGGCACGACTGGGGCGGCGGCGTGGCCTGGATGACCGCGCTCTGGCATCCGGATCGGGTCGCCTCCCTGGTCTCGCTCGCCAGCCCACACCCGGCCGCTCTCATGTGGTCCTATCGGCACACCACTCAGGGCCTGCGGAGTTGGTACATGGGGACGTTCCAGCTCCCCTGGCTCCCCGAGCGCCTGCTCGCCCGCGACCTGGCGCGCACCCTGCGATCGAGTGGGATGAAGGCGGAGATTGCCGAGAGGTACGCCCGGCGGTTCGCCGATCCGGCCAGCCTGACGGGTCCGATGAACTGGTATCGCGGCATGCCGTTCTCCGGGCGTATGGGTGACCCGATGGTGCGCGTGCCCACGACCTATGTGTGGGGCCGACGTGACGGATTCCTCGGACCGGAGGCGGCCCGGAAAACGGCGGACTTCGTCGAGGCGGACTATCGATTCGTAGAGCTGGATGCGACCCACTGGCTTCCCGAGAATGATCCCGACCCTGTGGCCGCAGAGATCATTGCCCGGGTCGCCGGTGGGTGA
- the rsmA gene encoding 16S rRNA (adenine(1518)-N(6)/adenine(1519)-N(6))-dimethyltransferase RsmA: MSGLLDARTIRELAAELDLRPTKQRGQNFVIDPNTVRRIVALAEVEPDDVALEIGPGLGSLTLGLLEVAQQVTAIEIEDSLAARLPRTAAERLPGSADELHVINADALRVDELPDPAPTTVVANLPYNVSVPVLLHLLATFPSLQRGLVMVQLEVADRLVASPGSKIYGVPSVKMAWYCSAKRVGTVPPSVFWPAPNVDSGLVRLVRRDPPVTTAPRARVFRVIDAAFAQRRKMLRAALAGIAGSSAAASAVIEAAGIDPTVRGEALEVEDFARIAEQLGDR, encoded by the coding sequence GTGAGCGGACTGCTCGATGCCCGCACGATCCGCGAGTTGGCTGCGGAGCTCGATCTGCGCCCGACCAAGCAGCGCGGACAGAACTTCGTGATCGACCCGAACACGGTCCGGCGGATTGTCGCGCTCGCCGAGGTCGAGCCCGATGACGTCGCGCTGGAAATCGGGCCGGGGCTGGGGTCGCTGACCCTGGGGCTCCTCGAAGTCGCGCAGCAGGTGACCGCGATCGAGATCGAGGACTCGTTGGCGGCGCGGCTGCCGCGCACGGCGGCCGAGCGGCTGCCCGGGTCTGCGGACGAACTGCACGTGATCAATGCCGATGCCCTTCGCGTGGATGAGCTGCCCGACCCCGCGCCGACGACGGTCGTGGCGAATCTGCCCTACAACGTGTCGGTGCCGGTGTTGCTGCACCTGCTCGCGACGTTCCCGTCGCTGCAGCGGGGGCTCGTGATGGTGCAGCTGGAAGTCGCCGACCGGCTGGTCGCGTCGCCGGGGTCGAAGATCTATGGCGTTCCTTCGGTGAAGATGGCGTGGTATTGCTCCGCCAAACGCGTCGGCACTGTGCCTCCGTCGGTGTTCTGGCCGGCGCCGAATGTGGATTCCGGTCTCGTGCGATTGGTACGCCGGGACCCCCCGGTCACGACCGCGCCGCGCGCACGCGTGTTCCGGGTGATCGATGCGGCCTTTGCGCAGCGCCGGAAGATGCTGCGCGCGGCACTGGCGGGGATCGCCGGCTCGTCCGCCGCCGCGAGCGCGGTCATCGAAGCTGCGGGCATCGACCCGACCGTCCGGGGCGAGGCGCTCGAGGTCGAGGATTTCGCCCGGATCGCCGAGCAGCTGGGTGATCGATAG
- a CDS encoding PHB depolymerase family esterase encodes MPVSLPTPDTHALAEALDLTRSGRLAEATAAIQRALNGSPAPASAVPTPPTCRTGRFRPQRPRHAAPAHAPRIEMPDLKSLPGLGSSLDLTSLPDLKSLPGLGSLPDLGSLPGLGGGSAGTTRPYRLHVPEQLPDGPRPLVVLLHGGTQDGASFADATGFDALADEHGFIALYPEQVTGANPMRYWNWFNRSDQQRGAGEPAILAGLVEEIAALHDIDRSKVFVAGFSAGAGMASVLGATYPDVFAGIGVHSGLAHGAAGDMVSAFAAMRQAPASVPAVDTLPAIVIHGDADPTVSVSNATSVFDQFAPKAAGRRTLRETVNGRQVERTIAESEGRVVAESIVIHGAGHTWSGGRAGGSYADPSGPDAAAEMVRFFGI; translated from the coding sequence ATGCCTGTTTCTTTGCCGACCCCTGATACCCATGCCCTGGCCGAGGCGCTCGATCTCACCCGCTCCGGCAGGCTCGCCGAGGCGACCGCGGCCATCCAGCGCGCCCTGAACGGAAGCCCCGCCCCGGCCAGCGCTGTTCCCACGCCGCCCACGTGTCGAACCGGGAGGTTCCGTCCGCAGCGGCCCCGGCATGCCGCCCCGGCGCATGCGCCCCGGATCGAGATGCCCGACCTGAAATCCCTGCCGGGGCTGGGGTCTTCGCTGGACCTGACGTCCCTGCCGGATCTGAAGTCGCTCCCGGGGTTGGGATCACTGCCCGATCTGGGGTCCCTGCCCGGGCTCGGCGGAGGCAGCGCGGGCACTACGCGGCCCTATCGCCTGCACGTGCCGGAGCAACTCCCGGACGGACCGCGCCCGCTGGTCGTGCTCCTGCACGGCGGCACGCAGGACGGAGCGTCGTTCGCCGACGCGACCGGTTTCGATGCGCTGGCCGATGAGCACGGCTTCATCGCGCTCTATCCGGAGCAGGTCACCGGGGCCAACCCGATGCGCTACTGGAACTGGTTCAACCGCTCCGACCAGCAGCGTGGAGCGGGAGAGCCTGCGATCCTGGCGGGCCTCGTCGAGGAAATCGCGGCCCTGCACGACATCGACCGCTCGAAGGTGTTCGTGGCCGGCTTCTCCGCCGGCGCGGGAATGGCGAGCGTGCTCGGGGCGACCTATCCCGATGTCTTCGCCGGGATCGGGGTGCACTCCGGTCTGGCCCATGGCGCGGCCGGCGACATGGTGTCGGCCTTCGCCGCAATGCGGCAGGCGCCGGCGAGTGTCCCCGCGGTCGACACGCTGCCTGCGATCGTCATCCACGGTGACGCCGATCCCACGGTGAGCGTCTCCAATGCGACCAGCGTGTTCGATCAGTTCGCCCCGAAAGCCGCGGGCCGGCGTACCCTCCGGGAAACCGTCAACGGGCGTCAGGTCGAGCGCACGATCGCGGAGTCGGAAGGTCGCGTGGTCGCGGAGAGCATCGTGATCCACGGTGCGGGGCACACGTGGTCGGGTGGCCGGGCGGGAGGCTCGTACGCCGACCCGAGCGGCCCGGACGCAGCGGCCGAGATGGTGCGGTTCTTCGGGATCTGA
- a CDS encoding metallophosphoesterase codes for MKLKLGVLAAATTLALSGLAAPAQAANPNSDLTFAVIGDVPYGAAQFVQFPHMVDEINAQDKLRFVAHVGDIKAGSQRCDDSYFLAIREQFDRFEDPFLYTPGDNEWVDCHRANNGAYNPLERLDKLREVFYPVPGRTLGGTMPLKSQAALGLPENVSFREARVEFAVLNVQGSNNDLAPWTGIGKTSPTPEQLAEFNHRQDANLALLNETFDRAEQRNARGVVIMLQADMFDPWLLAQDPTQNDVSGFVKLVEALSERSSAFDGPVYLINGDSHRYNADKPLAADSEWLRIYGVEAAPNLQRITVEGDANSHEWTRFTVNKKGDEVLTWERVPYTF; via the coding sequence ATGAAACTCAAGCTCGGCGTACTCGCCGCCGCCACCACGCTGGCGCTCTCCGGCCTGGCCGCGCCCGCCCAGGCAGCCAATCCCAACAGTGACCTGACGTTCGCCGTGATCGGAGATGTTCCGTACGGCGCCGCCCAGTTCGTGCAGTTCCCGCACATGGTCGACGAGATCAACGCGCAGGACAAGCTCCGCTTCGTCGCGCATGTCGGCGACATCAAGGCGGGCTCGCAGCGCTGCGACGACTCCTATTTCCTGGCCATCCGGGAGCAGTTCGACCGGTTCGAGGACCCGTTCCTCTACACCCCCGGTGACAACGAATGGGTCGACTGCCATCGCGCCAACAACGGGGCGTACAACCCGCTGGAGCGTCTCGACAAGCTGCGCGAGGTGTTCTATCCGGTCCCCGGCAGGACTCTGGGCGGCACCATGCCCCTGAAGTCGCAGGCTGCCCTCGGCCTGCCCGAGAACGTGTCCTTCCGCGAGGCGCGCGTCGAGTTCGCTGTCCTGAACGTGCAGGGCTCCAACAATGACCTCGCGCCCTGGACGGGCATCGGCAAGACGTCGCCGACTCCGGAGCAGCTGGCCGAGTTCAACCACCGCCAGGACGCCAACCTCGCCCTGCTCAACGAGACCTTCGATCGGGCCGAGCAGCGCAACGCCCGCGGTGTCGTGATCATGCTGCAGGCCGACATGTTCGACCCGTGGCTCCTGGCGCAGGACCCCACCCAGAACGATGTGTCCGGCTTCGTGAAGCTGGTCGAGGCACTCTCCGAGCGATCGAGCGCCTTCGATGGCCCGGTCTATCTGATCAACGGTGACTCGCATCGCTACAACGCCGACAAGCCCCTGGCGGCCGACTCGGAATGGCTGCGCATCTATGGCGTTGAGGCAGCTCCGAATCTGCAGCGCATCACCGTCGAGGGTGACGCCAACAGCCATGAGTGGACCCGCTTCACCGTCAACAAGAAGGGCGACGAGGTCCTCACCTGGGAGCGCGTGCCCTACACCTTCTGA
- a CDS encoding NAD-dependent succinate-semialdehyde dehydrogenase produces MTAYEDALAGRLWVGGEWRDASGGENLSVDDPGNGEHLADVADGTVDDGIAAIDAAEGAAEDWAATTPRERGEILRKSWELLTAQREDIGKLIARESGKALTEALGEVDYGAEFLRWFSEEACRASGSFANAPSGAYNIITQLQPVGISVLVTPWNFPLAMATRKIGPALAAGCTTVLKPASATPLTSYAMAAIFAEAGVPAGVVNVVTTSDSKAVVGAMLDDRRTRKMSFTGSTEVGRGLLKQAAGNILKTSMELGGNAPFVVAEDADMDVALDSAMIAKLRNGGQSCVAANRFIVHASRVDEFCEGFAGRMRQVKVGYALDPGIELGALISPDAVDGILELIADAQDNGATVVCGGERIGEGAFMQPTLLRDVPPDARCMTEEIFGPVAPVTTFETFDEAMELANNTEFGLVSFIQTSDMKLGLQFADRVESGMVGINRGVVSDPAAPFGGWKQSGLGREGGHEGLLEYLETKYVAASW; encoded by the coding sequence ATGACTGCCTATGAGGACGCCCTTGCCGGTCGGCTCTGGGTCGGTGGCGAGTGGCGCGATGCGAGCGGCGGCGAGAACCTGTCCGTCGACGACCCGGGCAACGGTGAGCACCTCGCCGATGTCGCTGACGGCACTGTGGACGACGGCATCGCTGCAATCGACGCCGCCGAGGGCGCGGCCGAAGATTGGGCTGCGACAACTCCGCGCGAGCGTGGCGAGATCCTCCGGAAGTCGTGGGAGCTCTTGACGGCCCAGCGCGAGGACATCGGCAAGCTCATCGCCCGCGAGTCGGGCAAGGCCCTGACCGAAGCGCTCGGCGAGGTCGACTACGGTGCCGAGTTCCTGCGCTGGTTCTCCGAGGAGGCCTGCCGAGCCAGCGGATCCTTCGCGAACGCGCCCTCTGGGGCGTACAACATCATCACGCAGCTGCAGCCGGTGGGGATCTCGGTGCTGGTGACACCGTGGAACTTCCCACTCGCGATGGCGACCCGCAAGATCGGCCCGGCTCTGGCCGCGGGATGCACGACCGTGCTGAAACCGGCGTCGGCGACGCCGCTGACGTCGTACGCCATGGCCGCGATCTTCGCCGAAGCCGGAGTGCCTGCCGGTGTCGTCAACGTGGTCACCACCAGCGACAGCAAGGCGGTCGTTGGCGCGATGCTCGACGATCGGCGTACGCGAAAAATGTCGTTCACCGGATCGACCGAGGTTGGTCGGGGGTTGCTCAAGCAGGCTGCGGGCAACATCCTGAAGACCTCGATGGAACTCGGCGGCAACGCCCCATTCGTCGTGGCCGAGGATGCCGACATGGACGTCGCACTCGACTCCGCGATGATCGCCAAACTCCGCAACGGCGGCCAATCATGCGTCGCCGCCAACCGCTTCATCGTCCATGCGAGCCGTGTCGACGAATTCTGCGAGGGCTTCGCCGGGCGGATGCGGCAGGTCAAGGTGGGGTACGCCCTCGACCCCGGCATCGAGCTCGGCGCCCTCATCTCCCCCGACGCGGTCGACGGAATCCTCGAGCTCATCGCCGATGCGCAGGACAACGGGGCGACCGTGGTGTGCGGTGGCGAACGCATCGGCGAGGGAGCGTTCATGCAGCCGACCCTCCTGCGCGACGTGCCGCCGGATGCGCGCTGCATGACCGAGGAGATCTTCGGCCCGGTGGCACCGGTGACGACGTTCGAGACCTTCGACGAGGCCATGGAGCTGGCGAACAACACCGAGTTCGGCTTGGTGTCGTTCATCCAGACGTCCGACATGAAACTCGGCCTGCAGTTCGCGGACCGCGTCGAGTCCGGCATGGTCGGCATCAACCGTGGCGTCGTTTCCGACCCCGCCGCACCATTCGGCGGGTGGAAGCAGTCCGGCCTCGGCCGGGAGGGCGGACACGAGGGGCTGCTGGAATACCTGGAGACGAAGTACGTGGCTGCCAGCTGGTGA
- a CDS encoding PaaI family thioesterase: MSDFLKHIGLDRQAEKVQLTVSDIHSNRNGNVQGGVLATMLDMACGREVASHLDEGQTTATVSLTVTYLRPGRIGSTLTANAETLHRGKNLVMVQGDVFDDEDRRIAHAAATFSVMDRQS, translated from the coding sequence GTGAGCGATTTCCTCAAGCACATCGGCCTCGATCGTCAGGCCGAGAAGGTCCAGCTGACCGTCAGCGACATCCACTCCAACCGCAACGGCAATGTCCAGGGCGGCGTACTGGCCACCATGCTCGACATGGCTTGCGGGCGCGAGGTGGCCTCCCACCTCGACGAGGGCCAGACGACGGCCACCGTCTCGCTGACCGTGACCTATCTGCGCCCGGGGAGGATCGGGTCGACGCTGACGGCGAACGCCGAGACGCTCCATCGGGGCAAGAACCTGGTGATGGTCCAGGGGGACGTGTTCGACGATGAGGATCGCCGGATCGCCCATGCCGCCGCGACGTTCTCGGTCATGGACCGCCAGTCCTGA
- a CDS encoding nitroreductase family protein, giving the protein MTEADAVREVIRRRRMIRRYADRPVPDEVVDELLGLALRAPSAGFTQAVSWVVLTGESVRRFWGLTSDGGNSWLDGMRTAPVLLLGYTDENAYRRRYAEPDKAWTELAEQPWSAPYWWVDAGMAAQNILLGAEAHGLGACFFGVPLDRQDAVRDAFGVPEGQLSVGVISLGWPAADERPIGSPRRRPRRTHDELIHREAW; this is encoded by the coding sequence GTGACGGAGGCGGATGCCGTCCGGGAGGTGATCCGGCGGCGGCGGATGATCCGGCGCTATGCGGACCGTCCGGTGCCGGACGAGGTTGTGGACGAACTGCTGGGCCTGGCCTTGCGCGCCCCCTCGGCCGGGTTCACGCAGGCGGTGTCGTGGGTGGTGCTGACGGGCGAGTCGGTACGCCGGTTCTGGGGGTTGACCAGCGACGGTGGGAACTCCTGGTTGGACGGGATGAGGACCGCTCCCGTGCTGCTGCTGGGGTACACCGACGAGAACGCCTATCGCCGCCGCTATGCCGAGCCCGACAAAGCCTGGACGGAGCTGGCCGAGCAGCCCTGGTCGGCGCCCTATTGGTGGGTCGATGCCGGGATGGCGGCGCAGAACATCCTGCTGGGGGCCGAGGCTCACGGGTTGGGGGCGTGCTTCTTCGGCGTGCCGTTGGACCGGCAGGATGCCGTCCGGGATGCTTTCGGCGTACCCGAGGGGCAACTCAGCGTCGGCGTGATCAGCCTCGGCTGGCCCGCTGCCGACGAACGGCCGATCGGCTCGCCGAGGCGGCGGCCGCGGCGTACGCATGACGAACTCATCCATCGGGAGGCCTGGTGA
- a CDS encoding TatD family hydrolase: protein MKKELPPSPEPLPRPVVDSHCHLDTADHVTGLGPADAIARAAEVNITRIVQIGCDLDDSRWAIETARQHPEVIATVALHPNEAGRMSREDITRAVIELDSLAADPVVRGVGETGLDYYRTRDDDARVRQHESFAAHIELALSHHKTLVIHDRDAHEDILKVLDAEGIPERFIMHCFSGDAAFAQECLDRGGYLSFPGPVTYKANEDLREALRVTPLDRVLVETDAPYLVPMPWRGYPNASYLIPHTVRFMAEVRDEPLEELCDALTANAFAAFGGAW, encoded by the coding sequence GTGAAAAAGGAACTGCCGCCGAGCCCCGAGCCGCTCCCGCGGCCGGTGGTGGACTCCCATTGCCATCTCGACACGGCCGATCATGTGACCGGTCTCGGACCCGCCGATGCGATCGCGCGCGCCGCCGAGGTCAACATCACGCGCATCGTGCAGATCGGCTGCGACCTCGACGACTCGCGCTGGGCGATCGAGACCGCGCGGCAGCATCCGGAGGTCATCGCCACGGTCGCGCTCCACCCCAACGAAGCCGGGCGGATGAGTCGCGAGGACATCACGCGGGCGGTCATCGAACTCGATTCGCTCGCCGCGGATCCGGTCGTGCGCGGGGTGGGGGAGACAGGGCTGGATTACTACCGGACCCGCGACGATGACGCCCGCGTACGCCAGCACGAATCCTTCGCCGCCCACATCGAACTCGCCCTGTCGCATCACAAGACGCTCGTCATCCATGACCGCGATGCGCACGAGGACATCCTGAAGGTGCTCGACGCCGAGGGCATCCCGGAGCGGTTCATCATGCACTGCTTCTCCGGTGATGCGGCGTTCGCGCAGGAATGCCTCGACCGCGGGGGCTATCTGAGCTTCCCGGGGCCGGTGACCTACAAGGCCAACGAGGATCTGCGAGAGGCTCTGCGCGTGACTCCGCTGGATCGCGTACTCGTCGAAACCGACGCGCCCTACCTGGTGCCCATGCCGTGGCGCGGCTATCCCAACGCGTCCTATCTCATCCCGCACACGGTCCGGTTCATGGCCGAGGTGCGCGACGAGCCGCTCGAGGAGCTGTGTGATGCGTTGACCGCCAACGCGTTCGCCGCCTTCGGCGGGGCCTGGTGA
- a CDS encoding 2-dehydropantoate 2-reductase — MQEIQRVAIVGAGAMGGMYAAHFAEAGFEVVFVASGERAARLRDGLTVNGTPLLADVVDAESPGDATAADLMIFAVKDQHLNEAIREAEVIVGSQTIVLSVMNGLDSEERIAHGLACTLDRRRVLLCIALAMDAEREGRDIRFRQAGKLVFGHPRNDEPDEVVTAVQRALTRAQLAWETPADMRHELWWKFMVNVGMNQTSAVLRAPYGALQPDGDPRSLMSALIDEVVLVAAAEGVPMTEADVERWHRVLANQPAEGWTSMAQDVLAGRPTEVETFAGRMVALGEKHGIPVPYNQAMLWILRSTTPH; from the coding sequence ATGCAAGAGATTCAGCGCGTTGCCATCGTCGGCGCGGGCGCGATGGGCGGGATGTATGCCGCGCATTTCGCGGAGGCTGGTTTCGAGGTGGTCTTCGTCGCGAGTGGCGAGCGGGCGGCACGCCTTCGCGACGGCCTGACCGTCAACGGCACACCTCTGCTGGCCGACGTCGTCGATGCCGAATCACCCGGTGACGCCACCGCTGCCGACCTGATGATCTTCGCCGTCAAGGACCAGCACCTGAACGAGGCGATCAGGGAGGCCGAGGTCATCGTCGGCTCGCAGACGATCGTCCTCTCCGTGATGAACGGCCTCGATTCCGAAGAACGCATCGCCCACGGTCTCGCCTGCACGCTCGACCGCCGCCGCGTACTCCTCTGCATCGCCCTCGCCATGGACGCCGAGCGCGAGGGCCGGGACATCCGGTTCCGCCAAGCGGGCAAGCTCGTCTTCGGTCATCCCCGCAACGACGAGCCGGACGAGGTGGTCACCGCGGTGCAGCGCGCCCTCACCCGCGCCCAGCTCGCCTGGGAGACCCCGGCCGACATGCGCCACGAACTGTGGTGGAAGTTCATGGTCAATGTCGGGATGAACCAGACCTCCGCCGTGCTGCGAGCGCCCTATGGCGCGCTCCAGCCCGATGGCGATCCCCGGTCGTTGATGTCGGCGCTGATCGACGAAGTGGTGCTGGTCGCCGCGGCCGAGGGCGTACCCATGACCGAGGCCGATGTCGAGCGCTGGCATCGCGTACTCGCGAACCAACCGGCCGAGGGCTGGACGTCCATGGCGCAGGACGTGCTCGCCGGCCGGCCCACTGAAGTCGAGACCTTCGCGGGCCGCATGGTCGCGCTGGGCGAGAAGCATGGCATCCCGGTTCCCTACAACCAGGCCATGCTCTGGATTCTGCGCAGCACCACGCCCCACTGA
- a CDS encoding antibiotic biosynthesis monooxygenase yields the protein MAEDPVTVTIARRVAPGREPEFEEWADRLTEIASEFPGFLGCGRLKPGGDEAVTQDWHVVYRFASQDALAVWEESAERNALLDEGAELMQTVGMQKVSGLETWFSLPGMVTKPPPKWKMFLVSGVVIWLLQTLEYVVFGRFVTHWPIPVRVLFMSFPVTAIMTWLVMPRASVLLRRWLYGAD from the coding sequence ATGGCCGAGGATCCGGTGACGGTCACCATCGCGCGACGGGTCGCGCCCGGGCGTGAACCCGAGTTCGAGGAATGGGCTGATCGGCTGACAGAGATAGCGTCGGAGTTCCCCGGATTCCTGGGCTGCGGACGGCTCAAGCCGGGTGGCGACGAGGCCGTCACCCAGGACTGGCATGTCGTCTATCGGTTCGCCAGCCAGGACGCCTTGGCGGTCTGGGAGGAGAGTGCCGAGCGCAACGCGCTGCTCGACGAGGGCGCCGAACTGATGCAGACCGTCGGCATGCAGAAGGTCTCCGGTCTCGAGACCTGGTTCTCCCTGCCCGGCATGGTGACCAAGCCGCCGCCCAAGTGGAAGATGTTCCTGGTCTCCGGGGTGGTGATCTGGCTGCTGCAGACGCTGGAGTATGTCGTCTTCGGCCGGTTCGTGACCCATTGGCCGATCCCCGTGCGCGTGCTGTTCATGTCGTTCCCCGTCACCGCGATCATGACCTGGTTGGTCATGCCGCGGGCCAGTGTGTTGTTGCGCCGCTGGCTGTATGGCGCCGACTGA
- a CDS encoding DUF808 domain-containing protein: MSGGLAALLDDVAAMAKLAAASVDDIGAAAGKASAKAAGVVVDDAAVTPRFVTGFTPDRELPMIKNIAKGSLVNKAIILVAALVLSEFIPWILTPLLMLGGLYLSYEGAEKIWEKVSGHGGHAKPVVTQGPDQEKEMTKGAIRTDFILSAEIMVISLSTIAQDASIFVKAGTLAVVAVLITLGVYGAVALIVKMDDIGLRIAKGESKGSQAFGNGLVKAMPKVLAALSIIGTVAMLWVGGHILLKGLYDLHHELGFGWTAPYDFVHHLEVMVREATGPLGGFLGWLVNTFFSFLFGLIIGGIVVAIMHLLPFGKNKHRDESSDHDLVMDPTGQAPLVPEKSVETDKQQEHRDERA; this comes from the coding sequence ATGAGTGGCGGTTTGGCAGCACTGTTGGACGATGTGGCGGCCATGGCCAAGCTGGCGGCTGCCTCGGTGGATGACATCGGAGCGGCGGCCGGCAAGGCCAGTGCGAAGGCAGCGGGTGTCGTGGTCGACGACGCCGCGGTCACTCCGCGCTTCGTGACCGGGTTCACCCCCGACCGCGAGCTCCCGATGATCAAGAACATCGCCAAGGGCTCACTGGTCAACAAGGCGATCATCCTGGTGGCGGCCCTGGTTCTGAGCGAGTTCATCCCGTGGATCCTGACGCCGTTGCTGATGCTCGGCGGCCTGTATCTGTCCTATGAGGGTGCCGAGAAGATCTGGGAGAAAGTCAGCGGCCACGGCGGTCACGCCAAGCCGGTGGTCACGCAGGGCCCTGATCAGGAGAAGGAGATGACGAAGGGTGCGATCCGCACCGACTTCATCCTCTCCGCCGAGATCATGGTCATCTCGCTCAGCACCATCGCCCAGGACGCCAGCATCTTCGTGAAGGCCGGCACCCTGGCCGTGGTCGCGGTGCTGATCACGCTCGGTGTCTATGGCGCGGTCGCGCTCATCGTGAAGATGGACGACATCGGCCTGCGCATCGCCAAGGGCGAGAGCAAGGGCTCCCAGGCGTTCGGCAACGGGCTCGTCAAGGCGATGCCCAAGGTGCTCGCCGCCCTGTCGATCATCGGCACCGTCGCGATGCTGTGGGTGGGCGGCCACATCCTGCTCAAGGGTCTCTATGACCTGCACCACGAGCTCGGCTTCGGCTGGACCGCGCCCTATGACTTCGTGCACCACCTCGAGGTGATGGTCCGCGAGGCTACGGGCCCGCTCGGCGGATTCCTGGGCTGGCTCGTGAACACCTTCTTCTCGTTCCTGTTCGGCCTGATCATCGGCGGCATCGTCGTGGCGATCATGCATCTCCTGCCCTTCGGCAAGAACAAGCATCGCGACGAGAGCAGCGATCACGACCTCGTCATGGACCCCACCGGCCAGGCGCCGCTGGTTCCCGAGAAGTCCGTGGAGACCGACAAGCAGCAGGAGCACCGGGACGAACGAGCCTGA